The window CCCGAAAAATTGGATTCAATTACACGTGAAAAAATACAGTCTGTTAAAGGCTTTATAGTGCATGTGTACTTTGATGAAAAGATGGATTTTGAAAGCTATCTGAAAAAACTATCTGCACTTAGAGAAAATTACTACTCCGTTCGGAATGAATACTCCCTTAATAAATTTAACGAGCCAAATTATGAAGATTTAGATTCAGAGAAACTTAGAGAAGTACAAAATCTTTTTCCTATGAGAATTAGAGAGATTAACAAAACAGAATATGAAAAAATAAGAAAATACGCCCTGTAACACGGTACATATTGCAGGGCGGGGTTTGGTGGTACGCCAACTGCGTCCCGATAGCTATCGGGACTCGCATCGCAGTTCCGTGTCCTTCGGACAGGAACGCTCTCCGAAATCCGCCCCGACAACATGTACCAACCGTTAGGCTTCATGCAAAAAGACCACTGCAAATATTGGTAATTGTACCGTAATTTGTATTTTTGGTACAAATAAAAAGAATATGGGACAAAATGCACCACATTATCAACTTGAAAAACTTCCACCATTGAGAGAAAAGGTGGAAACCATTGAGATTCTTAGACAAACGAATAAATCCACTGCTGCATTGGCTGAATTGAAAGGGATTGCAAAGACAATTCCTAATCAAGCAATGTTGATTAATGCAATAGTTTTACAGGAAGCAAAAGACAGTTCGGAGATTGAAAATATTATAACAACCCAAGATGAGCTTTATAAAGCATTGACTATTAATAAAACTCACATATCTCCAGAGACTAAGGAAGTTGTAAATTATCGTAAAGCGATATTTCAAGGATATGACCTTGCGAAAAAACAAGGATTTCTGAGAGTTAACGACATTGTGAGTATTCAACAGGAACTAGTTGATAATACTGCTGGGATTAGAAGTACACCAGGAACCGTTTTGAAAAATGATACAACAGGAGAAATTGTTTATACTCCACCTCAAGACAAAGCGGAAATACTTGACTTATTAACAAATTTTATTAACCATTTTAATCAACAGGATGAATTGTCTCCATTGATAAACTTGGCAATATTGCATTATCAGTTTGAAAGCATTCACCCATTTTATGACGGAAACGGGAGAACTGGTCGGATTTTAAATATTATGTATCTGATAATTAATGAATTAATTGATGTCCCAATTTTATATTTGAGTTCCTATATAATTGCTAATAAACCAGAATACTATCGACTTTTAAATCAGACTAATCGGAAAGGGAAATGGGAAGAATGGATAATGTTTATGCTTAAAGCAGTTGAAAGTACTTCAAAAGACACAATCACTAAGATTACGAATATCAAAAACCAACTTGATTCGACGATAATTAAGGTTCAGGAAAAGGCACCGAAAGTATATAGAAAAGAATTGGTTGAATTACTTTTTGAGCAACCATATTCAAAAATTGAATTTGTGGTAAATAAGATTGGAGTGGAAAGAAAAGCAGCTTCTCGATATTTAAAAGAACTTGAAGATATCGGAATTGTTGAATCTCAAAAAGTGGGGCGAGAGACTTTGTATATAAATAAAGAATTGATTGAAATACTGAAACAATAATGCACGAAAGCCTAACACGCAATATACGTAAGCCGTTGGATGTGGTTAATTAAGACTTTTGTACTTTTACTCAAAATTGTTACAGTTTGATAAGTCAGAGCCTTGAAATCCCGGCCTCCGCATATTGCCATCGTTAGCATTAATTAAAAAAAGCAGAAATATGAGACAAATTTTATTAACGGGACTGACTTTACTAATAATACTAATCTTTGCAAATTGTTCTGGTTATAAAAAACTGAATAAGGCATTGGCAAATCCAGAAAGTGTTACAAAATTAAATATCAAATACGCACGACTTGATAGTATACCAAAGAAAATTGGAAATTTGACCAATCTTAAAACACTATATTTATTCAAAAACAATTTAACTGAAATACCTGAAGAAATTGGAAATCTAAAGAATTTAGAAACGCTTGTAATTAGTAGCAATCGACTTGTTAAAATACCTGCTTCAATTGGACAATTAACCAAATTGAAAAAACTATCCCTAAAACATAATAAAATAAAACAATTACCCAACGAAATTGGAAATTTGACAGCCTTGGAAGAATTGTATATTGAATATAATGAATTAGAAGCTATTCCCAAAAGCATTGGTAACCTTAAAAATTTAAAATTCCTTAACATTAATGACAATAAATTGAGTAAGATTCCAAATGAAATCGGATATCTGGAGAACTTAAGGTTTTTTGTAATAGGAAAAAATAGTCTCACATCCTTGCCTGATGAAATAGGTAATTTAACAAGTCTTATAGAGTTAAATGTTGCCTTTTGTGGACCAATGGTCAAAATTCCAGAAACAATAAGATATTGCAAAAGTTTAGAATTTCTGTATATTGATAAATCATTACTTTTACCGTATTCAATAAATAGCGTCAATCCGAGATTACAGGTAGTAATAAAGGAAAAAGGAGAACTAAATTAATGCTAACAAATAGGAATATGAACGGCGCGTAGACCCTGTTCCGCCTAAGCGGAAGCCCGGCGAATATGAGCTTCGCTGAGCTTGTCCTTCGTCCCCGGTACCCGGTTGAACTACATTCGACAGCCTGTTCAATCCCGAAGGTTCGGGATAAAACCTGATTTCTTTCTCATATCTAGAATTTTTATGGTTAATAATTCTTGAATAACGGAAAGGATCGGGTATTTTTGATGAAGCTATTGCGCGCAGACGGGATTTAGTTCAACAAAGGCTATACGCTATCGGGCGCATGCTTGCAAGGGAAAAGATTGTACATTTATAGAGAAGTATGGTGGCCGTAAAAGGATATTTTTAGAAGTTCACCACTGCTTTACTTCAGTCATCAGCATTAAGTTATTATGAGTCCCGTTTGAATGTGCCATTTAGTAAGAAGAACAAATGAAAACGACAACTTTTCTATTGGCCTTTTTTGTATCAACTGCATTGTTATTTGCGCAGCATAGTCATGAAGGCTATGAAATGCTTATTCGAAAAGCTGACTCCCTCTACCGGGCAAAAGACTTTAAGAGCTCAGCTTATGCGTTTTCTGATGCGTTTAGTATGCCTGATGCTAAAATAACGATCAATCATCGATATAATGCCGCATGTTCATATGCACTGGCCAACAACGCTGATAGCGCGTTTGCTCATTTGAATCATATTGCTGCCTGCATGAACTACTCCAGATATGCACATGTAAAGACTGATCCGGATTTAAAATCATTATACACTGATAGCAGATGGAAACCCCTTATAGAATTGGTTAAAATTAACAGGGAAAAGGAATATGCTCAACTTGACTTTATTACTTTGAATGGGTTTAAGGTTGACGTATATGTAAGTGGCATGAAAAATAATCAAGCGAATAAGCCGGTTGTTGTATTTGAAAATGGGATGGCCGACACATACGATAGATGGAAAACCATCATGGATGAAGTTTCCCTGACAAACGTTGTTTTTGCATATAACCGTCCCAGGATTGGTGAGTCAGAAGACGACGCTCTTCCACCAACAACAGAACATATTGTGAGCAATTTGCGAAAAATGCTGTTGGAAAAGGGGTTGAAACCTCCTTATCTACTGGTGTCACATTCTTTTGGTGGTGCATATATAAGAAGCTATGCTTCGCAGTACCCCGATGAAATTGCAGGTCTAATCTTTATTGATCCGGTTGATTTTACAAAAAAGGCAGGGATGGGTGAGTTGCCATATTTAGAAATGGGATTTACAAAGCATCAGATTGATTCTGTTTTTGGGAAACCCAATAAAGATTTTCATGAAAAGCTCTATGCCGAAATGCCAAAGTACTACGTGGAAGAAGTGAAAATATCAGTACAATTAACGCAAAGTGAATTCAATGAGTGTGACCACAATCCATTGCCCGACGTGCCGGTGCATTTTCTTATGGCTGGTGGTTATACAGCATATGGCAACGATAATTCACCGCTGGTTTGTGATTGGGAGAAATTGTTTAGAGTGAGTGAGAACCTTAAAATGAAACGCTATCTCCAGTTGCTGTATCCGTTGAAGTACGGAAGGTTGTTTTATAGTTCAAAATCAAGTCATTATATGCAAACCGATGAGCCTGATTTAGTGCTCTCAAGCATAAAATTGGCTTTAAATGATTATGATAAAATCAAAAGCGAGCTCAATTCCAACCCATGATAAATCATTCTCTGTTTGGCCTCTATCGCTGGCAATAAGCCCCGGCTGGCTTCTTATTTTCAGGCTTTATACCTGGTGGCAGTGGTAAACAGGTTTTAAGAGAATAAAGATTCCGTTTTACCGAAACTTTGATAAATCAGCTGCTCATTTCGCACCACCATGCAGTAAGAATGGATAACAAACCCATGATTGAACAGCTAAGGCAAGCGGTGCAGCCATCGGCAGGCGCGCAGCTTACCGATTGAAGGAAACCTGAATGTTAATTATGCTCTGAAACCGGTGAATGAGTTTAACCAGCATGCTGTGGCCTGATAAACAAACGAAGGAAAACGGGCAAAAGATACCGGCCTGCATTGTGCAGGCTGTATTTTCAATTCTGACCTTTTAAATCATTTACCGTTAGCACTCACTGAATGATGCGTCTTTGTCGTTTAACAGTGTTTTATCGATAATTTCCGTCGATATTCCCATTTAGTTTAATTTAGCAGAAGCGTTATGGTGCCTGGCCTTCTTGAGCAGAATCGGGAGGAAGGTATGATTGCGGCAGCATTGAAATAAGAATTAATAGATGAATCAATCCAACACTTTTTTATGAAACAACCTTTGGTTATGCCACTGTCTGACAATGATGACAGGGAATTTCAGGAATTAATTGCGTTTTTTGATGAAACACTGGGTTTTTGCCCCAATAGTGTAAAAACAATGTATCACAGGCCCCGCATAGCTTATGCTTTTATTGAACTGAATAAAGCAGTAATGGAGAACAGAGGGGAGGTTAGCAGTGCATTGAAACGGATGGTTGGTTATATCTGCAGCCACACAGCGGGTTGCCGTTACTGTCAGGCGCACACTATCAGAGCGGCTGAGCGCTACGGAGCCGAACAGGAAAAAATGGAAAATATATGGGAGTTTCAAACACACCCGGCTTTTTCGGAGAAGGAAAGAGCTGCTCTTGCGTTTGCATTTCAGGCATCTACAGTGCCCAATTCGGTTGATGATGCCGTGGCCGAAAAACTGAGAATGCACTGGAGTGAAGGCGATATTGTTGAGATTACCGGTGTGATTGCCCTGTTTGGTTATTTAAACAGATGGAACGATTCAATGGGAACTGCCATTGAAGATGGTGCCATTGAATCGGGTGAGAAATTTTTGAAAGTGCGCGGATGGGAGCCGGGCAAACACCAATATTCTCCTTCAAAGTGAGTTGCATTGCCAGGGTAAGTTGAACGGACAGGAAGATATTGTTGTTATCAAACAAAATGTTGGTGACATGGTTTATGCGGTGGCAAAATGCCTGTAACTTTGGCTGGCAATGGAATCAGCACTCAACTGAAAACTTATATGAGACAGCAGATACTTCAAATTTTGGTTTTTATTCTCCTTCCCTTCACGTTATTCGGGCAACTGAACCATGCCGACACTGTAAGGGTTTTTTACCTGGGCGGCCAATCAAATATGGATGGTTACGGGTACAATGCCGATTTGCCTGATTCATTGAAGGGAGGTTATGACAATGTGTGGATTTTTCATGGCAACGCTGTTGCAGATAATGAAAAGGGCGGTGGACTGGGGAAATGGGAAAATCTGAAGGCCGGCCATGGAACCGGTTTTTATGCTGATGCCTCCGTCAATTATTTGTCAGATAGATTTGGAATAGAATTGTCATTTGCCAAACATCTGCAGAAGTTATATCCGGGTGAAAAGATAGCGTTGATAAAGTATTCGAGATCAGGCTCGTCCATCGACAGTTCTGCCGCCCGATGGTTTGGCAGTTGGGAAGCTGATTTCAAAGGTGGGCAAGGTGTCAATCAATACGATCATTTCCTGTCAACCATCAGGCATGCTTCTGATACCCGTGATATTGACGGCGACGGCATCAACGACTATTTTAAGCCTTGTGGCATTATCTGGATGCAGGGCGAAAGCGATGCGCTTGACGAAGCCGTGGCCCTTCGCTATCATGCCAATCTGAAGCGGCTGATGGATTTAATCAGGGCTGCTTTGCGCGAAGATAATGTGCCGGTAGTTATTGGCAAAATATCTGATTCGGGCGATGATAAAGATGGCAAGGTGTGGGATTTTGGCGAGCTGGTGCAGTATGCTCAGGAGAAATATGCCATCACCGATAAGCGGGCCGCCATTGTAAGAAGTACGCAGAATTACAAGTACAGCGATCCGTATCATTACAACAGCGCTGGCTACATCGATTTGGGCATCAGATTTGCCGAGGCTGTTTATCGGTTAAATAAGAAATAGGGGCTTCCTCCTTTGGCCATAAACAGGCGGATGCCTGAAGCGATAGTTCAGTAAAAAAAGCAGACGAAAAAAGCGGTTTGACGACTGAATCAGCCTGTTTTAATCCCTGTGCCTTTCAATCTCGCGGCGGGTATCTTTGGTTTTTAAAGTTTCACGTTTATCGTAAAGCTTCTTTCCTTTGGCAATGGCGATTTTCATTTTGGCAAGCCCTTTTTCGTCGATAAAAAGCAGGGTGGGAATAATGGTGAGGCCTTTTTCGCTGGTTTTGGTGATGATTTTGCGTAACTCGCGGCGGGTAAGCAGCAGTTTGCGGTCGCGCTTGGGCTCATGATTGGCATAAGTGCCGAATTTATACTCGCTGATGTGCATGTTTTTTACAAACAGCTCATTTTTTTCAAAAGCGCAATAGGAGTCAGTAAGGTTAGCTTTGCCTTCTCTCACCGATTTGATTTCGGTTCCGGTAAGCACAATGCCGGCTGTGAATTCTTCCGTAAGGAAGTATTCAAAACCTGCTTTCTTATTTTTTATAGCGATTCCAGTGGCCATTTTTAGCTTATTCTTGCTGCAAAGGTAGCGAATTTGCGGTTATCAGTTATGGTTCAGGTATTCATTATCATCAGAAGTCATGTACAGCCGCCTGAATACCTGCGTGCTGTTTTGTTTTGAAAACCGTATGTTTTGAATTGGAAGGGTAATGTTTTACTTTTACTTCCCGATTTCAGAAGAATGATTGATGATCGTAAATGTGTTCTGCTATGAAAATGAAACTTCGCTATGTAGTGACTTTTATTCTGCTTTCGGTGCTTACCGGAAGTGCCATGTATATCAATTCGTTGTTGCCGATTATCACTGGTTATGCGGCTAAAAATCTGGCATCGGCTGTTTTTGTATCAGGCCGCAATGCCGGGGATGTGGAAGCGCTTGATTTAAATTTTTCGTTTATCAGGTATACTTCGAATGAGGTTGATACGATTCATAAACGGGTAACCAGCCGGTTTTTATGGGGCAAATCAGTGGCCATTTATCGTGATGGTTTTGGCTGTACGCTCTTGCGTGATGTGGATGAAGAGGATTTAAGAAGTGTAAAATTCCCCGAAATCCCACCGGTAAATTATCGTCAGGATACTGTGCGCTGGCCCATGGGAAATATTGTTCCTGATACCACTACGGGTATTGATGTTGAAAAATTAAAGCATATTGCCATAAATCTGGTTGATAAGGGCACCTATGGCGGCCATGCTTTTTCGTTTATGGTGCTGCATAAGGGTATTCCGGTTGCCGAAAAATACAGTCAGGGCATCAATGCCCGTACCCGCCTGCTTTCATGGTCAATGGCCAAGAGTTTTACCAGTGCGCTTGCCGGTATTATGGTGATGAACGGAACCTGGGATATTCAAAAGCCGGTTGATTTGGCGGCATGGAAAAACGACAACCGTAAAAATATTACCATCAACAACTTGTTGCAGATGCAAAGTGGTTTGAAGTACAATGAAGACTACGGAAACCGCTCAGATGTGACTGTAATGCTGCATTGCGAGTCGGACCTGGCGCGTTTTGCTTACAGTAAACCTCTTGAACACGAGCCCGGCACATTCTGGTATTATTCGTCAGGGTCGACCAATATTGTCAATTACCTGATGCGAAAAAGTTTTACAAACGATGATGATTATTACAGGTTTGCCACCACGCAACTGTTTAACAGGATTGGGATGCCTGATGCTGTGTTTGAAGTTGATGCTTCGGGTACACAGGTGGGTTCGTCTTATATTTATGCTACTACACGCGATTATGCCCGGTTTGCGCTGCTTTACCTGAATGATGGGGTTTTTAACGGAGAAAGAATTTTGCCTGAAGGATGGGTGAACTATTCAAGATCAATAGTTCCGAATACCAAAGGGGCTTATGGCGCTGGTTTCTGGCTGAATCAGATGGGCACTTACCCTTCGGGTCCGAAAAATACTTTTGAGTGCCGTGGCCATGACGGACAGCGTATTTTTATTCTTCCTGATAAGGATCTGGCAGTGATTGTTTTAGGATATTCGCCCAAAAAGAGCATGGATTTTGATGCCTTATTGCGCGATGTGCAAACTGCACTTCAGTAAATAACAGACCGGGGAATAAATCAAAAATCCCTCATCAGCCTGCGTGCGATGAGGGATTTTATTTTAACAGCGTTTCCGGTTAAATTTTTAGTGTTAATCCGGCCATAAAGTTAATGCCGGCCTGTGGGAAATAGCCGTCATATTTGCCATAGCTGCCGTCGTAGTAATAACGATAAACCCAGGCATTGGTTTCATATTCGGTATTGAAAAGGTTGTTGATGTTCAGGTTTATTTCCAGTCCGCGCATAAAATCAGGCTCAATAGCCCAGCTTAACCTCAGGTTGGAAACAAAATAGGGGTCGAGGCTGCGTTCATCAGAAGCTGTATTATCGATAAACTGTCTTGAGACATATTTTCCATTCAGGTTCAGGCCGAATCCTTTGAAAAATGACCATTCGACTGATGCGCCGGCCACTGTTGAAGGCGAAAAGGCGAGGTCGGTTTTGCCGATTTTATTTTCAATTTGTGCTCCCCAGTTGTCCCAATCGTCAACAAACTCGGTAAAGTCCTTGATTTTGTTGCTGCTCAGGGTGAGGTTGGCCGAGGCTTTGAGCTTTTTGCTGATGATGTAAGATGCACTGAGCTCAGTACCTGTGCGGTATGAAACAGGTACATTGGTCATAACCGCAGCGCCAACGTCATTGATTTCGCCAGTGAGTACAAGCTGATCGCGGTATGACATATAGTAAAAGTTGGCTGTCGCTTTCACCTTTTCATGGCTGAAGTGATAGCCCAGTTCATAGTCGAAAAGGGTTTCGGCTACCGGCGCCGGTTTGGTGGGGTCGGCATCGGTATAGTTGTCGCGGTTAGGCTCGCGGTTGGCAATGGCAAAGCTCAAATACAGGCTGCTGTTATAATTAAGATTGTAAAACAGGCCGGCTTTGGGGTTAAAAAAGAGGAAGTCGTGTTTCTGCGTAATGTCGCGCTGATCGTCATCTTTTCCTCCCAGTTTGTAGTTGATATTTCTGAGTTGCATATCGGCATATAAGCTGAGGCGGCGACTGAACTGGTATTGCATCTTGGTATAGAAGTTCAGGTCGCGTTTGTTGCCGGTTCCTTCGTACCAGCGGTGTTTGTAGCCGGCTGTTTGTGCAAATTCGGCCCAGATAACTTCGCCGTAATGCAGTCCGTCGTATATATTGCCCGATCCACCCGCCACCAGGTTTAGTTTTTTGCGTTCGTAATTCAGCGACCAGGTGAAACCATAAAAGTCATTGTCGAGATACTTGCGCCGAATCAGATCGCTCACACTTACAGTGTCATTGCCTGGGGTAATCACAGGCTGAATGAGGTAGTCGGCCAGGTCTTCGTCATCTTTAAACTGTTCATAATAGCCGAATCCTTTGGTATAGTGAAGGGCAAGGTTGGCTGTGAAATTTGCAGCCAATCGTTGCGAAAGAATAAACTGATAATGATCCTGCTGGTAATTATCGGTCTCATTTTCATAGAAAGCTGATTTTCCCTGATAATTGGTGTATTGTCCTATGCCATTCCAGGTGCGGTTGGTGTCAAGTATTTCAGACGGAATGCCGTCCCAGGCCTGGTAGGTGATTTCTTTTCCTGAGAAGACATTGATTTTGGCGATGGTTGATTTGCCATAATAACCACCCGATACATAAAACGATTTGAGGTCGGAGGTGGCCCTGTCAATATAGCCGTCAGATGAGAGTCTTGAAAGTCGTGCATCCATTGCCCACTTGCCTTTAATCAGGCCTGTTCCGGCTTCAACTGTGTGTCGCCAGGTATTGAATGAGCCGGTAGCATTGGTAATACTGCCATATGCTTCGGGCGCAGGCGTAGCTGTTTGCAGATTGATGCTGGCGCCAAAGGCGGCGGCACCGTTGGTTGATGTTCCCACACCTCTCTGTACCTGCAAACTTCCGACCGAGGAGGCAAAGTCAGGCATATTTACCCAGAAAACACTGTGCGATTCAGCGTCATTCAAAGGAATTCCGTTCACGGTGATGTTAATGCGGTTCATGTCGGTTCCCCTGATACGGAATCCTGAGTAGCCCACACCGGCTCCTGCATCGGAAGTAACCACCGTTGCCGGCATCTGTTCAAGCAAAAATGGGATGTCGCGACCCTGATCCTGATCCGAAATCTCCTTTCCGGTTAAATTCTGATAGGCTACCGGTGTCTTGTCGTTGGCTCGGGTAGCAGTAATGATGGCTTCTTCAGTAAAAAGCGGCGCCTGTTTCATTGAAATCCTCATGGTGCTGTTTTCAGTAAGCTCAACCAGGCTTTCCCATGTGTGATATCCGATAAATGTAACTTTCAGATTGTAATTACCGGGTTTTAACCCTTCAATTACAAACAAGCCTTTGTCATCTGTAGTAGTTTTTACAAGGCGGTTGTTGAGTTTGAGATGAGCGCCGGTGAGCGGATTGCCCGTTTGTTCGTCCTGCACCCTCCCTTTGAGCGTAATTTGTGCCATTGTTAAAAACGGCAACAGTGCCAGCAATGCCAGCAAAATGCGTAATTTCATAAGTTTGATTTTTTTTAGATTAAACCCTGGAAGGTTGAATTGGGTCTTTAACCCTCCGTAATCAAGTTTTCTCTAATATCCCTTCGCCGGCATTACCCGGAGCAGGTTCTATGAGTATGATCTCAGCCCGTAATTTAGGGCACCCCAATTGGAAATCGCGACAAAGGTAAAGGAATACTTATTCGTTTAGCAAGAAAATGGCTTGTTTTTTTACTTTTATTTATTCATTGTTATGATAATGAGGCGTATAGGAATGGGAAATGCCGGGTTGTCCGAAGAGCGTTTTTTTTGGGGAAATTAAAAATTCAGCATATTGATAACAGTAAATTGGCCCTGTTTGCAAACTGGCCCTGACTATAAGATTTGTCTTATTTTAAAGGCGTTAAGCATGAATGATGTTGTATTGCGGCTATATTATATCTTTGCAGTTTACAAGTCCGGAGCAATAAAACGGCATTGTACAGGTTATATCCTTATAGAAATTTGACGAATGAAACGATTGACGCTTGTTTGGGGTTTGATGTTAGTGATGCTTGCAGCTTGCAACAAGGATGAATTTCCTGATGGATTCTCAATTGTCGGGCCCTGGCTCGAAAAAACGGATGCTGAAGTCAAGGCTGAAATTGAGTTTAAAAGCGGGAACAGGGCTTATTTTAAGCCGGGTTCTGCCGAAGAAATTGATACGCTTCGTTATAAACTTGATAAAAAGGATGAGTTGCAGCTGTTTTTGCCCGAAGACTACCCTGATGGTAAAAGAACGCTCCATAAACTTTCTTATTCAACCAAAAAGGAGGAGTTGGTAATATACAGCCTTTTTCCATCTTCACCTGAATCGCCCTCAAGAACTGTTTTTAAAAGAAAGTAACCGGGCCGTGGCAGGAGGGAAGCCTGGGCGGATTTATGAAAACAAAAAGATATGAAGATATGCATTATCAATGGTCCTAATCTGAACCTGACAGGTGTGCGTGAAACGCAGACTTACGGACAGATTGGTTTTGAGCAGTTTATCCCTGAATTGCAATCGGCATTTGCTGATGTGGAGCTGGAATATTACCAGAGCAATGTGGAAGGCGAATTGATCAATAAAATACAGCAGGCAGGCTTTTCATGTGATGGCATCATTCTGAATGCAGGGGCATACACGCATACTTCTGTGGCTATTGGCGATGCCGTAAGGGCTGTAAAAGCGCCGGTAATTGAGGTGCATATGAGCAATATATGGTCAAGAGAAGAGTTTCGCCACAAGTCTTATATATCAGGGGCGGCCCGTGGTGTGATTGCCGGTTTCGGGCTGGGCTCCTACCGGTTGGCTTTGCTCAGCCTTTTGGGCGGTTGATTCTTTTGATACCACTTTCAAACCTATAATTCCGCCCAGAATCATCATCACAAAAAGGATTTTCAGCAGGTCTTTTGACTCCCCGAAAATCAGGATACCATAAATAACCGTACCTAAAGCACCAATGCCTGTCCAGATTGTATAGGCTGTGCCCAATGGCAGCGATTTTAAGGCAATGGCAAGGAGCCAAAGGCTTATGATCATGGCTGCAGCTGTAATAAGCGAGGGCCAGAGTCTGGTTAAGCCTTCAGAATATTTCATTGAAACGGCCCACACGGTTTCAAACAAACCGGCAATGATTAAAATTAGCCAGGGCATCAGGAGCTGAATTTTTGAGCAGATAGCTCGGTAAATTTTTTCTTTCCACGCAGGAAGTAGTCAAACACAATATTCCCCTGGTAAACACAGGATACACGCTGAGGCTGAATTGCTTTTCTTTTTTTGCGATGAATGGAATATCTGCGGTAGAAACTCATATGAGCCCTGACTACAGCCCAGAAATCGGCAAAACCGCCGTCAACCAAAAATTTAAAGGCGGCAATCCCATCCAGAAGCAGGCGCAAAAAGAACACAGGGAACAGCCGCTCGGCCGGCAGGTTTTTATACAACATCGAGATGTTGTTGCGCATATTCAGGTATGTTTTGAAAGATGATTGTTTGGGGAGCGTTCCGCCACCAATATGGTATACCTTTGAGTCAGGACAGACCATGATTTTAAAGCCACTGTGTTTTACCCGCCAGCAGAAATCAATTTCTTCCATGTGGGCAAAAAAGTCTTCATCAAAACCCTGGTGATTCTTAAAAACGCCGGCTCTTACAAACATACAGGCACCGGTTGCCCAGAATACCTCCATCTTATCATCATATTGGCCCAGGTCATCTTCAAGGTGTTGAAACAAACGGCCCCGACAAAAAGGGTAGCCAAAAGCATCAATAAAGCCTCCGGCAGCGCCGGCGTATTCGAACTTTTCAGGAGCGTGGTATGAACGGATAACAGGCTGACAGGCGGCAATCATCGGGTCGCTGTCCATAAGTTCTATCACCGGCTGAATCCAGTTGGTGGTAACTTCGATATCTGAATTCAACAGAATAAAATACTCAGCTTCCACTTGTTTTAATGCATCATTGTAGCCTTTGGCAAAGCCGCCATTGGTGGCGTTTTGTATAATTCTGACCTCTGGAAATGCAGCTTTCAGATACTCAACAGAGCCATCAGATGATGCATTGTCAGCCACAATAACTTCAGCAAATCCTTGGCTGTGTAAAAGCACAACGGGTAAAAACTTTTCGAGAAAACCTTTACCATTCCAGTTAAGTATAACTACAGCCGTTTTTATCAAAATCAGAAGTGCTAAATGTTGCTATAAAATGAATGCTTTAATATATTGCAAACATACGATATTTATCA is drawn from Lentimicrobiaceae bacterium and contains these coding sequences:
- a CDS encoding alpha/beta hydrolase; this encodes MKTTTFLLAFFVSTALLFAQHSHEGYEMLIRKADSLYRAKDFKSSAYAFSDAFSMPDAKITINHRYNAACSYALANNADSAFAHLNHIAACMNYSRYAHVKTDPDLKSLYTDSRWKPLIELVKINREKEYAQLDFITLNGFKVDVYVSGMKNNQANKPVVVFENGMADTYDRWKTIMDEVSLTNVVFAYNRPRIGESEDDALPPTTEHIVSNLRKMLLEKGLKPPYLLVSHSFGGAYIRSYASQYPDEIAGLIFIDPVDFTKKAGMGELPYLEMGFTKHQIDSVFGKPNKDFHEKLYAEMPKYYVEEVKISVQLTQSEFNECDHNPLPDVPVHFLMAGGYTAYGNDNSPLVCDWEKLFRVSENLKMKRYLQLLYPLKYGRLFYSSKSSHYMQTDEPDLVLSSIKLALNDYDKIKSELNSNP
- the smpB gene encoding SsrA-binding protein SmpB; amino-acid sequence: MATGIAIKNKKAGFEYFLTEEFTAGIVLTGTEIKSVREGKANLTDSYCAFEKNELFVKNMHISEYKFGTYANHEPKRDRKLLLTRRELRKIITKTSEKGLTIIPTLLFIDEKGLAKMKIAIAKGKKLYDKRETLKTKDTRREIERHRD
- a CDS encoding leucine-rich repeat domain-containing protein, whose amino-acid sequence is MRQILLTGLTLLIILIFANCSGYKKLNKALANPESVTKLNIKYARLDSIPKKIGNLTNLKTLYLFKNNLTEIPEEIGNLKNLETLVISSNRLVKIPASIGQLTKLKKLSLKHNKIKQLPNEIGNLTALEELYIEYNELEAIPKSIGNLKNLKFLNINDNKLSKIPNEIGYLENLRFFVIGKNSLTSLPDEIGNLTSLIELNVAFCGPMVKIPETIRYCKSLEFLYIDKSLLLPYSINSVNPRLQVVIKEKGELN
- a CDS encoding serine hydrolase, coding for MKMKLRYVVTFILLSVLTGSAMYINSLLPIITGYAAKNLASAVFVSGRNAGDVEALDLNFSFIRYTSNEVDTIHKRVTSRFLWGKSVAIYRDGFGCTLLRDVDEEDLRSVKFPEIPPVNYRQDTVRWPMGNIVPDTTTGIDVEKLKHIAINLVDKGTYGGHAFSFMVLHKGIPVAEKYSQGINARTRLLSWSMAKSFTSALAGIMVMNGTWDIQKPVDLAAWKNDNRKNITINNLLQMQSGLKYNEDYGNRSDVTVMLHCESDLARFAYSKPLEHEPGTFWYYSSGSTNIVNYLMRKSFTNDDDYYRFATTQLFNRIGMPDAVFEVDASGTQVGSSYIYATTRDYARFALLYLNDGVFNGERILPEGWVNYSRSIVPNTKGAYGAGFWLNQMGTYPSGPKNTFECRGHDGQRIFILPDKDLAVIVLGYSPKKSMDFDALLRDVQTALQ
- a CDS encoding Fic family protein, producing MGQNAPHYQLEKLPPLREKVETIEILRQTNKSTAALAELKGIAKTIPNQAMLINAIVLQEAKDSSEIENIITTQDELYKALTINKTHISPETKEVVNYRKAIFQGYDLAKKQGFLRVNDIVSIQQELVDNTAGIRSTPGTVLKNDTTGEIVYTPPQDKAEILDLLTNFINHFNQQDELSPLINLAILHYQFESIHPFYDGNGRTGRILNIMYLIINELIDVPILYLSSYIIANKPEYYRLLNQTNRKGKWEEWIMFMLKAVESTSKDTITKITNIKNQLDSTIIKVQEKAPKVYRKELVELLFEQPYSKIEFVVNKIGVERKAASRYLKELEDIGIVESQKVGRETLYINKELIEILKQ
- a CDS encoding carboxymuconolactone decarboxylase family protein, encoding MKQPLVMPLSDNDDREFQELIAFFDETLGFCPNSVKTMYHRPRIAYAFIELNKAVMENRGEVSSALKRMVGYICSHTAGCRYCQAHTIRAAERYGAEQEKMENIWEFQTHPAFSEKERAALAFAFQASTVPNSVDDAVAEKLRMHWSEGDIVEITGVIALFGYLNRWNDSMGTAIEDGAIESGEKFLKVRGWEPGKHQYSPSK